A genomic stretch from Mya arenaria isolate MELC-2E11 chromosome 10, ASM2691426v1 includes:
- the LOC128205441 gene encoding receptor-type tyrosine-protein phosphatase mu-like translates to MSKQLGDFSPFWQMIWQEKVEKIVMLTNLVEDGKNKCEQYWPHPETSKNYGMYFVSCLNENEYADYKRREFTISKGRETRELHHLHFTCWPDKGVPDDVTGITEFRQRGQNIPSQFDGPILVHCSAGVGRTGTYIALDILTKEGESEGSLHIPGCVINIRHDRANMIQTTNQYEFLHKALVCSLSDISKPIRGKYFRQYMRQMGDEDFNGQFQEMQTILEKPSDKEMHAVEKNKRMKGKNRPFADIPGDRNRPCLFLDSTPGASGYINAVYIDSLKEKNHFLVVQTPLKETVIDFLTLLLQENCTCVVCFEHATQKQKKQNVGLYYPAGNHVLKQGMFQVSWTKQENHGFCTKRLLTIKHNEPNGQCSEREVTHFEFNAWDHTSDIPRSTKDYLDLIKRVDANLREVSNRGPVLVHCLDGAGKSALFCVVSILIEKMDIYQEVSVVNTIRKVKSIRKSAIPTKAQFEFCHECVLSYVKSFEYSQYANFTARISSVSDA, encoded by the exons ATGTCAAAGCAGCTCGGGGATTTCAGTCCATTTTGGCAGATGATCTGGCAAGAGAAAGTGGAGAAAATTGTCATGCTGACCAACCTTGTTGAAGATGGG AAGAATAAATGCGAGCAATATTGGCCACATCCTGAAACCAGTAAAAACTACGGAATGTATTTTGTTTCCTGTCTTAACGAGAATGAATATGCCGACTATAAGAGGAGGGAATTCACAATTTCAAAG GGTCGCGAGACCAGAGAACTTCATCACCTTCACTTTACCTGCTGGCCTGACAAAGGTGTGCCGGATGATGTGACAGGAATCACTGAGTTCAGACAGAGAGGGCAGAACATACCTAGCCAATTTGATGGTCCTATTCTCGTTCACTGCAG TGCTGGAGTTGGAAGAACTGGAACATACATTGCTCTAGATATTTTGACAAAGGAGGGAGAGAGTGAGGGATCATTACACATCCCTGGCTGTGTGATTAACATAAGACACGATAGGGCCAACATGATACAGACCACG AATCAGTACGAGTTCTTACATAAAGCACTCGTCTGTTCACTGAGTGATATCAGCAAACCAATAAGAGGGAAATACTTTCGCCAGTACATGAGGCAGATGGGGGATGAAGACTTCAACGGGCAGTTTCAG GAGATGCAAACCATTTTAGAAAAGCCATCGGATAAGGAAATGCATGCCGTTGAGAAGAATAAGAGAATGAAAGGCAAGAACAGACCATTTGCAGACATACCAG GAGATCGCAACAGACCTTGTCTGTTCCTTGATAGCACACCAGGAGCTTCTGGATATATAAATGCTGTTTACATCGAT AGCTTGAAAGAGAAGAATCACTTCTTGGTTGTACAAACTCCTTTGAAAGAAACTGTGATTGACTTTTTGACACTGCTGTTGCAGGAAAATTGCACATGTGTCGTATGTTTTGAACAtgcaacacaaaaacaaaaa AAACAAAATGTCGGATTGTATTATCCTGCTGGAAACCACGTtttaaaacaaggcatgttTCAAGTCAGCTGGACCAAACAAGAAAACCACGGCTTTTGCACAAAAAGACTCCTAACGATCAAACACAATGAACCCAATGgg caaTGTTCTGAAAGGGAAGTCACCCACTTTGAATTCAATGCATGGGATCATACCAGTGACATCCCGAGATCAACTAAAGATTACCTTGATCTTATCAAAAGAGTGGACGCAAACTTAAGAGAAGTTTCTAACCGAGGCCCGGttcttgttcattgttt agACGGGGCAGGTAAAAGtgcattgttttgtgttgtttcgATTCTGATTGAAAAGATGGATATATACCAGGAAGTCAGCGTTGTTAACACAATAAGGAAGGTCAAGTCAATACGGAAATCAGCAATCCCTACCAAG GCTCAGTTTGAATTCTGCCACGAATGCGTGTTGTCCTACGTGAAGTCATTTGAATACAGTCAATATGCGAATTTCACCGCTAGAATATCCAGTGTATCAGATGCTTAA